One Microbacterium sp. zg-B96 genomic region harbors:
- the hrpA gene encoding ATP-dependent RNA helicase HrpA — MSAPEPVIAYPPELPVSAARDEIARAIAGNQVVIVAGATGSGKTTQLPKICLELGRTRIAHTQPRRIAARTIAERVAEEMQVPLGTTVGYKVRFTDAVSADTRVALVTDGILLNEIHRDKLLSRYDTIIIDEAHERSLNVDFLIGYLRRILPRRPDLKVIVTSATIDPESFAKHFAAADGTPAPIIEVSGRTYPVDIRYRARVADADPAAAPAEGADDVDALLGALRELDREPAGDVLVFLPGEAEIRDAMDAVRGMYAKDAAPTEVLPLYGRLSSAEQHRVFERSTVAGVRRRVILATNVAETSLTVPGIRYVIDTGTARISRYSARSKIQRLPIEAVSQASAQQRAGRAGRTSDGIAIRLYSEEDFTARPEFTEPEILRTSLASVILQMLALGFGDITEFPFLTPPDSRGVKAAFDLLVELGAVRTAGGSGPAARKAADAGKGWKLTDIGREIARLPIDPRFARMLIEARRLEVAPDVLAIVAGLSIQDVRERPEERREEADRLHARFTDPTSDFLTLLNLWNHLREQQAELGSSAFRRLCRSEYLNYVRVREWFDVHRQLRSLTNAPKPVEGAAADPDRVHRAILAGLLSHLGILDTRSQPAAAVAKGVKAPKGRPRAEYRGSRGARFAIFPGSGLRKASPDAVMAAELVETSRLYARTVAKVDPEWAEELAGDLAHRTLSDPHWSKDAGAAVAAEKVTLFGLEIVPRRRVQLARIDRPLAREMFIRHALVEGEWNVAHLDKRLTAFERRNLELRRRLEKIEERERRRDILAGDEAVYAFYASRIPQDVFDVRSFETWWRDASAHKPRLLDLTEADLVDDASRADERDFPMRWQQGDQVLSLAYRFEPGAPDDGVSVVVPLALLAQLKPDGFDWQVPGLRGELITGLLRALPKAIRRSVVPAADWAARFADELAGEGPESHDGLPPRPLREALAARVQRVANQPVTAADFDLERVPGHLWMSFRAVDERGRAVASDRDLRALQERLADRARGAVTKSLAAPRGPRAGAPAPGPGAAPAPPTTSGPSAGIAEQTGLTDWTIGDLPALVDTRVAGGVVRGYPALVDEGATVALRIQATPERAERLTRAGVRRLLLLTVPSPAPYVLEHLTAHEKLALAASPYPSAKALIEDARVAVADAVLDRTLPGAVVRTAAEFARVREEFSRTVVDELFQTVALTARILTAARDVEKAVRGQNSMTLLAALGDVKAQLSGLVFPGFVSRIGVARLAHLPRYLAGALERVTQLSDNPGRDRQRLTDYERMAALYAEAGGTIPLAEDAPANLAHARWLLEEYRVSLFAQRLGTAESVSPQRIGKALRG; from the coding sequence GTGTCCGCACCAGAACCTGTCATCGCCTACCCGCCCGAGCTGCCCGTCAGCGCCGCGCGGGACGAGATCGCGCGCGCGATCGCCGGCAACCAGGTCGTGATCGTCGCCGGGGCGACCGGTTCGGGCAAGACGACCCAGCTGCCGAAGATCTGTCTCGAGCTCGGCCGCACCCGCATCGCGCACACCCAGCCCCGCCGCATCGCCGCCCGCACCATCGCCGAGCGCGTCGCCGAGGAGATGCAGGTGCCGCTGGGCACGACGGTCGGCTACAAGGTGCGCTTCACCGACGCCGTCTCCGCCGACACCCGCGTGGCCCTGGTCACCGACGGCATCCTGCTCAACGAGATCCACCGCGACAAGCTACTGAGCCGCTACGACACGATCATCATCGACGAGGCCCACGAGCGGTCACTGAATGTCGACTTCCTGATCGGGTACCTCCGGCGCATCCTGCCGCGCCGCCCCGATCTGAAGGTCATCGTCACCTCGGCCACGATCGACCCGGAGAGCTTCGCGAAGCACTTCGCGGCCGCCGACGGCACCCCCGCGCCGATCATCGAGGTCTCCGGGCGCACCTACCCGGTGGATATCCGGTACCGGGCACGAGTGGCGGATGCCGACCCGGCCGCGGCGCCGGCGGAGGGCGCCGATGACGTCGACGCGCTGCTCGGCGCGCTGCGGGAACTGGACCGGGAACCCGCCGGCGACGTGCTGGTGTTCCTCCCCGGCGAGGCGGAGATCCGCGACGCGATGGATGCCGTCCGCGGCATGTATGCGAAGGATGCCGCGCCCACCGAGGTGCTCCCGCTGTACGGGCGGTTGTCGTCGGCCGAGCAGCACCGGGTGTTCGAGCGGTCCACCGTGGCGGGCGTCCGGCGCCGCGTGATCCTCGCGACCAACGTCGCCGAGACGAGCCTCACCGTCCCCGGCATCCGCTACGTCATCGACACCGGCACCGCCCGCATCTCGCGCTACAGCGCCCGCTCGAAGATCCAGCGGCTGCCGATCGAGGCGGTCTCGCAGGCCTCGGCGCAGCAGCGCGCCGGCCGCGCCGGCCGCACCTCGGACGGCATCGCGATCCGGCTGTACTCCGAGGAGGACTTCACCGCGCGCCCGGAGTTCACCGAACCCGAGATCCTGCGCACCTCGCTCGCATCGGTCATCCTGCAGATGCTGGCGCTGGGCTTCGGCGACATCACCGAGTTCCCGTTCCTCACTCCGCCGGATTCCCGCGGCGTGAAGGCCGCGTTCGACCTGCTCGTGGAACTCGGTGCGGTACGTACTGCCGGCGGCTCCGGCCCAGCCGCACGCAAGGCCGCCGACGCCGGCAAGGGCTGGAAGCTCACCGACATCGGCCGCGAGATCGCCCGGCTGCCGATCGACCCCCGCTTCGCGCGCATGCTCATCGAGGCGCGGCGGCTGGAGGTCGCCCCCGACGTGCTGGCGATCGTGGCGGGGCTGTCGATCCAGGACGTGCGGGAGCGGCCGGAGGAGCGCCGCGAGGAGGCCGACCGTCTGCACGCCCGGTTCACCGACCCCACCAGCGACTTCCTCACCCTCCTGAATCTGTGGAACCATCTGCGCGAGCAGCAGGCCGAGCTCGGCTCCAGCGCGTTCCGGCGGCTGTGCCGCTCCGAGTACCTCAACTACGTGCGGGTGCGGGAGTGGTTCGACGTGCACCGGCAGCTGCGCTCGCTCACGAACGCGCCCAAGCCGGTCGAGGGCGCCGCCGCCGACCCCGACCGGGTGCACCGCGCGATCCTCGCCGGGCTGCTGTCGCATCTGGGCATCCTCGACACCCGTAGCCAGCCCGCCGCGGCGGTGGCGAAGGGCGTGAAGGCGCCCAAGGGCCGCCCGCGCGCGGAGTACCGCGGCTCCCGCGGCGCCCGCTTCGCGATCTTCCCCGGGTCGGGGCTGCGCAAGGCCTCCCCCGACGCCGTCATGGCCGCCGAACTCGTCGAGACGTCGCGGCTGTACGCCCGCACCGTCGCCAAGGTCGACCCGGAGTGGGCCGAAGAGCTCGCCGGCGACCTCGCGCACCGCACCCTCAGCGACCCGCATTGGTCCAAGGATGCCGGGGCGGCCGTCGCCGCCGAGAAGGTGACGCTGTTCGGGCTCGAGATCGTCCCCCGCCGCCGCGTGCAGCTGGCCCGCATCGACCGGCCGCTCGCGCGGGAGATGTTCATCCGCCACGCGCTGGTGGAGGGCGAATGGAACGTCGCCCACCTCGACAAGCGGCTGACCGCGTTCGAACGGCGCAACCTCGAGTTGCGCCGCCGGCTGGAGAAGATCGAGGAGCGCGAGCGTCGCCGCGACATCCTCGCCGGCGACGAGGCGGTGTACGCGTTTTACGCCTCCCGCATCCCGCAGGACGTGTTCGACGTGCGTTCGTTCGAGACCTGGTGGCGGGATGCCTCTGCGCACAAGCCCCGCCTGCTGGACCTGACCGAGGCCGACCTCGTCGACGATGCCTCGCGCGCCGACGAGCGGGACTTCCCGATGCGGTGGCAGCAGGGCGACCAGGTGCTGTCGCTGGCGTACCGGTTCGAACCGGGCGCCCCCGACGACGGCGTGAGCGTCGTGGTGCCGCTGGCGCTGCTGGCCCAGCTGAAGCCGGACGGCTTCGACTGGCAGGTGCCGGGGCTGCGCGGCGAGCTCATCACGGGACTCCTGCGGGCCCTCCCGAAGGCGATCCGCCGCTCTGTCGTACCGGCGGCTGACTGGGCGGCCCGCTTCGCCGACGAACTCGCCGGCGAAGGCCCCGAATCCCACGACGGCCTCCCCCCGCGGCCGCTGCGCGAAGCGCTGGCCGCCCGCGTGCAACGGGTCGCGAACCAGCCGGTGACGGCGGCGGACTTCGACCTGGAGCGGGTGCCAGGTCACCTGTGGATGTCGTTCCGCGCCGTCGACGAGCGCGGCCGCGCCGTGGCATCCGACCGGGATCTGCGCGCACTCCAGGAGCGTCTGGCCGACCGCGCCCGCGGTGCGGTCACCAAGTCGCTCGCCGCCCCGCGCGGCCCGCGTGCCGGCGCGCCCGCACCGGGTCCCGGCGCTGCCCCGGCCCCGCCTACGACGAGCGGGCCGAGCGCCGGCATCGCCGAGCAGACGGGACTGACGGACTGGACGATCGGCGATCTGCCCGCCCTGGTCGACACGCGGGTCGCCGGCGGTGTCGTCCGCGGCTACCCCGCGCTCGTGGACGAGGGCGCGACGGTCGCGCTGCGCATCCAGGCCACCCCGGAGCGCGCGGAGCGCCTCACCCGCGCGGGAGTGCGCCGGCTGTTGCTGCTGACGGTGCCCTCGCCCGCTCCCTACGTGCTCGAGCACCTCACCGCCCACGAGAAGCTCGCCCTCGCGGCATCCCCCTATCCGTCGGCGAAAGCCCTCATCGAAGACGCGCGCGTCGCCGTCGCGGACGCGGTTCTCGATCGCACGCTTCCCGGCGCGGTCGTCCGCACCGCGGCGGAGTTCGCCCGCGTGCGCGAGGAGTTCTCCCGCACCGTCGTGGACGAGCTGTTCCAGACCGTGGCGCTGACCGCCCGCATCCTGACGGCGGCGCGTGACGTCGAAAAGGCGGTGCGCGGCCAGAACTCGATGACCCTGCTCGCCGCGCTCGGCGACGTCAAGGCGCAGCTGTCCGGCCTGGTGTTCCCCGGTTTCGTCTCCCGCATCGGCGTCGCCCGGCTCGCGCACCTGCCGCGGTATCTGGCCGGCGCGCTCGAGCGGGTCACGCAGCTGTCGGACAACCCGGGTCGCGACCGGCAGCGCCTCACCGACTACGAGCGGATGGCGGCCCTGTACGCCGAAGCCGGCGGCACGATTCCGTTGGCCGAAGACGCTCCGGCGAACCTCGCGCATGCGCGGTGGCTGCTGGAGGAGTACCGCGTGAGCCTGTTCGCGCAGCGGCTGGGCACCGCCGAGTCGGTGTCGCCGCAGCGGATTGGGAAGGCTCTGCGAGGATAG
- a CDS encoding NADP-dependent oxidoreductase has product MSRAIVYTEFGEPEVLHEIEVPDPQPGPGQVAVRIQAAGVNPIDAKLRAGLRASAPPSTDKPRRLGMDAAGIVTAVGDDVDGFRPGDPVVLSGVQGCYADEVVAAVDKVFARPAAVSAAAGAALGIPVGTAYQCVRSLAIGAGDTLLVHGGSGSVGQAVIQFARMAGADVIATSSERRADRVSALGATQVTYGEGLTDRIREVAGDSLTAILDCAGTDEALQAWLELLDDRSRIATIVRGPDAAGLGIRAFSGGAPWPLTDQQQAWRVEAVPVALALLAVGAFDVELGPTLPLSEAAQAHRLVTDGVDGKITLVP; this is encoded by the coding sequence ATGTCCCGCGCGATCGTCTACACCGAGTTCGGTGAGCCCGAGGTCCTGCACGAGATCGAGGTCCCGGACCCGCAGCCCGGCCCCGGTCAGGTTGCGGTGCGCATCCAGGCCGCCGGGGTCAACCCCATCGACGCGAAGCTGCGCGCCGGGCTGCGGGCATCGGCACCGCCGAGCACCGACAAGCCCCGCCGCCTGGGTATGGATGCCGCGGGCATCGTCACCGCGGTCGGCGACGACGTCGACGGGTTCCGCCCCGGCGACCCGGTGGTACTCTCCGGCGTCCAAGGCTGCTACGCCGACGAGGTCGTCGCGGCGGTCGACAAGGTCTTCGCCCGGCCGGCAGCCGTCTCCGCCGCCGCCGGCGCCGCGCTGGGCATCCCGGTCGGGACCGCGTACCAGTGCGTCAGGTCGCTCGCCATCGGCGCGGGCGACACGCTGCTCGTGCACGGCGGGTCGGGCAGCGTCGGCCAGGCGGTCATCCAGTTCGCCCGGATGGCCGGTGCCGACGTGATCGCCACGTCCTCCGAGCGCCGCGCGGACCGCGTCTCCGCCCTCGGCGCGACGCAGGTCACCTACGGCGAAGGCCTCACCGACCGCATCCGGGAGGTCGCCGGCGACTCGCTGACGGCGATCCTCGACTGCGCCGGCACCGATGAGGCGCTGCAGGCCTGGCTGGAACTGCTCGACGACCGCTCGCGCATCGCGACGATCGTGCGCGGACCGGATGCCGCAGGCCTCGGCATCCGCGCGTTCTCCGGCGGTGCGCCGTGGCCGCTGACCGACCAGCAGCAGGCGTGGCGGGTCGAAGCGGTGCCGGTGGCGCTGGCGCTGCTGGCCGTGGGAGCGTTCGACGTGGAGCTCGGCCCCACGCTGCCGCTGTCCGAGGCCGCGCAGGCGCACCGCCTCGTGACCGACGGCGTCGACGGCAAGATCACGCTCGTCCCCTGA
- a CDS encoding PLP-dependent transferase: MPDAPCPSFATAQVQAGYDPAAVHHASVPPIYQTNAYQFASLAEARDLFALRREGNVYSRTGNPTAAVLEQRVATLEGGVGAVSVSSGQAAVALALLTLARQGEHIVAAHQLYGGTIYLLADTFADWGIEVTFVDQDDPQAWRDAVRPSTRAFFAETVANPLAQVLDVRTVADIAHDAGVPLIIDNTVATPYLQRPKEHGADIVVHSATKFIGGHGAALGGLVVDLGTFDFTADAARWPQLNTPLARVPGAALVEQFGAKAYLTLLRTKYSQDLGPSLSAFNAFQLLQGLESLDLRMARHSSSAQTVAEALDAHPAVARVHHPGLPASPWHDAAKRYLPRGAASVFSFELHPGTDADDDFDRAAALIDRLQVAHLVANIGDARTLIAHPASMTHSHLSPEQLAAGGISSATIRLSIGLEDPVDIVRDLTSALDALR, from the coding sequence ATGCCCGACGCTCCGTGTCCCTCGTTCGCGACCGCCCAGGTGCAGGCCGGATACGACCCGGCTGCCGTGCACCACGCGTCGGTGCCGCCGATCTACCAGACCAACGCCTACCAGTTCGCCTCGCTCGCCGAGGCGCGCGACCTGTTCGCACTGCGCCGCGAGGGCAACGTCTACAGCCGCACCGGCAACCCCACCGCCGCGGTGCTCGAGCAGCGCGTGGCGACTCTCGAGGGCGGTGTCGGTGCGGTGTCGGTCTCGTCCGGTCAGGCCGCCGTCGCGCTGGCGCTGCTGACCCTCGCCCGGCAGGGTGAGCACATCGTCGCGGCGCATCAGCTCTACGGCGGCACGATCTACCTGCTGGCGGACACGTTCGCCGACTGGGGCATCGAGGTGACCTTCGTCGACCAGGACGACCCCCAGGCCTGGCGCGACGCGGTGCGCCCGAGCACCCGCGCGTTCTTCGCCGAGACCGTCGCCAATCCCCTCGCCCAGGTGCTGGACGTGCGCACCGTCGCCGACATCGCGCACGACGCGGGCGTGCCACTGATCATCGACAACACCGTCGCCACCCCCTACCTGCAGCGACCCAAGGAGCACGGCGCCGACATCGTCGTGCACTCCGCGACGAAGTTCATCGGCGGGCACGGTGCGGCCCTCGGCGGTCTCGTCGTCGACCTCGGCACGTTCGATTTCACCGCGGATGCCGCGCGCTGGCCGCAGCTGAACACGCCCCTGGCCCGGGTGCCGGGTGCCGCACTCGTCGAGCAGTTCGGCGCCAAGGCCTACCTCACGCTGCTGCGCACGAAGTACTCGCAGGACCTCGGCCCGTCGCTGTCGGCGTTCAACGCGTTCCAGCTGCTGCAGGGGCTGGAGAGCCTCGACCTGCGGATGGCCCGGCACAGCTCGTCGGCGCAGACCGTCGCCGAAGCCCTCGACGCCCACCCCGCCGTCGCCCGCGTGCACCACCCGGGGCTGCCGGCGAGCCCCTGGCACGATGCCGCGAAGCGGTACCTGCCGCGAGGCGCGGCATCCGTCTTCTCCTTCGAGCTGCACCCCGGAACCGACGCAGACGACGACTTCGACCGCGCCGCGGCGCTCATCGACCGACTGCAGGTCGCCCACCTCGTGGCCAACATCGGCGACGCCCGCACGCTCATCGCCCACCCTGCCTCGATGACCCACAGTCACCTGAGCCCCGAGCAGCTGGCTGCCGGCGGCATCTCGTCGGCGACGATCCGCCTGTCGATCGGTCTGGAGGACCCCGTCGACATCGTGCGGGACCTCACCTCGGCGCTGGACGCGCTGCGCTGA
- the mmsB gene encoding multiple monosaccharide ABC transporter permease — MSNQTQTPPTSNESQAAGALVNPADNKFTRWLATVLSDLGKNGIFIALIAVVVLFTILTDGILLRPQNISNLIVQNGYILVLAIGMVMVIIAGHIDLSVGSVAAFIGAVSGVFAVHWQLPWWLAIILSLLIGAAVGAWQGFWIAYVGIPAFIVTLAGMLIFRGLALVVLGNQNIGSFPTEYRAIGNGFLSGIFGETDPDIFTLVVGAVAIVALVVQQLRTRAGRLKYGQEVESVVWMTVKLVAVAIAIGFFTWALASYKGIPVTLIVLAVLVLVYGIVMNRTVFGRHIYAIGGNRHAAELSGIKTRRVDFLLFVNMGVLAALAGLIFTARLNLAGPKAGDGFELEAISAAFIGGAAVQGGVGTIGGAIIGGLIIGVLNNGMSIMGIGTEWQQVVKGLVLLLAVAFDVYNKRRSGN, encoded by the coding sequence ATGTCCAACCAAACGCAGACGCCACCGACCTCGAACGAATCGCAGGCAGCAGGCGCGCTGGTGAATCCGGCCGACAACAAGTTCACCCGATGGCTGGCGACGGTGCTTTCCGACCTGGGCAAGAACGGCATCTTCATCGCGCTCATCGCGGTGGTGGTGCTGTTCACGATCCTGACCGACGGCATCCTGCTGCGCCCGCAGAACATCTCCAACCTGATCGTGCAGAACGGGTACATCCTCGTCCTTGCGATCGGCATGGTGATGGTCATCATCGCCGGTCACATCGACCTGTCGGTCGGGTCGGTGGCGGCGTTCATCGGAGCCGTCTCCGGCGTCTTCGCGGTGCACTGGCAGCTCCCGTGGTGGCTCGCGATCATCCTGTCGCTGCTGATCGGCGCGGCGGTGGGGGCATGGCAGGGATTCTGGATCGCCTACGTCGGCATCCCCGCGTTCATCGTCACCCTCGCCGGCATGCTCATCTTCCGCGGGCTCGCGCTGGTGGTCCTGGGCAACCAGAACATCGGCTCGTTCCCCACGGAGTACCGCGCTATCGGCAACGGGTTCCTCAGCGGCATCTTCGGTGAGACCGATCCCGACATCTTCACCCTCGTCGTCGGGGCCGTGGCCATCGTCGCCCTCGTCGTGCAGCAGCTGCGCACCCGCGCCGGGCGCCTGAAGTACGGCCAGGAGGTCGAGTCGGTCGTCTGGATGACGGTCAAGCTCGTCGCCGTCGCCATCGCGATCGGGTTCTTCACCTGGGCGCTGGCGTCGTACAAGGGCATCCCGGTCACCCTGATCGTGCTCGCCGTGCTCGTGCTGGTCTACGGCATCGTGATGAACCGCACCGTCTTCGGCCGCCACATCTACGCGATCGGCGGCAACCGCCACGCCGCCGAGCTGTCGGGCATCAAGACGCGTCGTGTGGACTTCTTGCTGTTCGTCAACATGGGCGTGCTCGCGGCCCTGGCCGGACTGATCTTCACCGCCCGGCTGAACCTCGCCGGCCCCAAGGCCGGTGACGGCTTCGAACTCGAAGCGATCTCGGCGGCGTTCATCGGCGGTGCCGCGGTGCAGGGCGGCGTCGGCACCATCGGCGGCGCGATCATCGGTGGCCTCATCATCGGTGTGCTCAACAACGGCATGTCGATCATGGGCATCGGCACCGAGTGGCAGCAGGTCGTGAAGGGCCTCGTTCTGTTGCTCGCCGTCGCATTCGACGTCTACAACAAGCGCCGCTCCGGCAACTGA